The proteins below are encoded in one region of Vespula pensylvanica isolate Volc-1 chromosome 4, ASM1446617v1, whole genome shotgun sequence:
- the LOC122628581 gene encoding uncharacterized protein LOC122628581: MRLDSPGLTGPPTTTRGKRKRKKKKTEEEDDEESRVVYRCCSLFRRIATPKQERRGNVVIAERQRQRHHRHQHHRRQQQQQQQQQQQQQQQQQQQQQQQQQQQQQQQQQQQHQRRRRRRRRRQQLHGEHEDGPAARNATAFRASRHPPFRSVVRARYHAVTPTLEAEQGERRTDRLSATRPQRRRWAVAPTSQSRKKRGLAGRRRRSSLFNDRIFLRGYTVERFSVRSYPASNGFANSAIFLTGTSSSLDVLANTAFNDDDDDEDETENISSCRRPAMDVFVEPSSTIEIDATRCHSWTIENSGNGIGTDDATVVDRGASAHLSNANKNRESSSYRLQQEEDRSDSFEERERVVVDDFDFERERKRRKGRETQGNNEYPDGFPQSTLSRREGNWSNESNANLRIVLEDSNSRIAHRRCQEQQRQQQQQQHHQQHRHPYHHHHHQQQQQQLPRRGRNYGLLLLLYLLTWPLLCSSNSSSQHPSSAGFGQKAAALSSGANLIRERNDSDRNNRNNHHNSNNNKTAPRGSPLSSSSNDAAQQYIRSDEDDQRRYRQEADSKAQQMEMEEFYQDQQAIPEITDAHPYNEYAWEVNQINPWLSACDLAGPAPADLQGSCGPPEVPKICPGACASESQGNKPEAGFVQVIKKLQAMEYKMRARKKGISDNDLHGEAKELAKERKRNYKDNDDEERDRAKPDDGERAVPEQCLFYLEESHKRDICRDDFGRASTESFLTPRENRYWFMSGLRLRHCCEHAVVNALAPGKGGPLEDVLNGGRKCADALEKLLLVDRLAARLHCEFEEVLARYDCAQPYSVIHNCNHCKEAYRKWVCSSLVPYFAHGGPQDLESSEGTWTRIRPCLSLCQSVEQRCPYLLPGDRAPAYPTQYAGEPTFLCRDPNILETGEQATRALHSSDERECCFHVCSEQELDLGICANCTDREPRKRGREFDPPTAPHCEITPIQSDSADEEEAAGWPVFIDDKNIEFGSTSTFFPMILHDQQQQQQRQQQQYQGTSLCGSGGVGSMTSSSSNRATASHIVHFLCLLSSMIQFFRWSCLLLGSFSRTIVVLVRNVLHSGRRFASFVVGSERVKEEEEEEGIGGGKAEESGGRRGGREGREMRSIEEIRPRSRSDWFCSRWWCPSLSSMNRNLTISLNKKDNKNEEEKEKEDEDEDDDDDDNNDDDDDDDNDNDDDDDNDNDDDYDDYNNTYILNLIPRTNVVIPVDVTLHNY; the protein is encoded by the exons ATGCGGCTCGACTCGCCCGGACTCACGGGACCACCCACGACgacgagaggaaagaggaagaggaagaagaagaagacggaggaggaggacgacgaggagtCCCGCGTCGTCTATCGTtgttgttctctctttcgtcgaaTCGCAACCCCTAAACAAGAACGACGTGGTAACGTCGTTATCGCCGAGCGGCAACGTCAACGACATCATCGGCATCAGCATCATCgccgacaacaacaacagcagcaacagcagcagcaacaacaacaacaacaacaacaacaacaacaacaacaacaacaacaacaacaacaacaacaacaacaacaacaacaacatcaacgACGGCGACGTCGTCGGCGTCGAAGACAGCAGCTGCACGGAGAACACGAGGACGGGCCAGCAGCTAGAAACGCCACTGCCTTTCGCGCCTCTCGCCACCCTCCTTTCCGCAGTGTGGTGCGCGCGCGTTATCACGCGGTCACACCGACCTTGGAAGCCGAGCAGGGAGAACGCCGAACGGATCGGCTCTCAGCGACGCGaccacaacgacgacgatgggcTGTTGCTCCTACCTCCcagtcgagaaagaaaaggggacTCGCTGGACGCCGTAGAAGATCATCtcttttcaacgatcgaaTCTTTCTGCGTGGTTACACCGTCGAACGATTCTCGGTACGCTCTTATCCCGCGTCAAATGGATTCGCGAACAGTGCGATCTTTCTCACGggtacttcttcttctctcgatgTGCTTGCTAACACTGCCtttaatgacgatgacgatgacgaggacgaAACAGAGAACATATCGTCGTGCCGACGGCCGGCGATGGACGTATTCGTCGAACCCTCGTCGACGATCGAGATCGATGCTACGCGATGTCACTCGTGGACTATCGAAAATAGTGGAAACGGAATCGGAACTGACGACGCAACCGTCGTCGATCGCGGTGCATCGGCTCATTTATCGAACGCTAATAAGAATAGAGAGTCTTCCAGCTATCGTCTTCAACAAGAAGAGGATCGAAGCGATAGCTtcgaagaacgagaaagagtcgtcgtcgacgacttTGACTTTGagcgtgaaagaaagagaagaaaaggaagagaaactcAAGGAAACAACGAGTATCCTGATGGATTTCCACAGTCGACTCTTAGTCGGAGAGAAGGAAACTGGTCGAACGAATCTAACGCGAATCTTAGGATCGTTCTCGAGGACAGTAATTCGAGAATCGCACATCGCCGATGCCAGGAGCAACAAcgtcaacaacaacagcaacagcatcaCCAACAGCACCGCCACCCctatcaccaccatcaccaccaacagcagcagcaacagctgCCTCGTCGCGGCAGGAATTACGGACTGCTCCTTCTCCTGTACCTCCTGACGTGGCCGTTGTTGTGCTCGAGCAACAGTTCGAGCCAACATCCATCCTCGGCTGGCTTTGGGCAAAAGGCGGCTGCCCTCAGCAGCGGTGCGAATCTCATACGGGAACGAAACGACAGCGATAGAAATAATAGGAACAACCAccacaacagcaacaacaacaaaacgGCGCCGAGAGGCTCACCGTTGTCCTCATCGTCCAACGACGCGGCGCAACAATATATTCGAAGCGACGAGGACGATCAACGTCGCTATCGCCAGGAGGCAGACTCGAAAGCTCAACAAATGGAAATGGAAGAGTTTTATCAGGATCAGCAGGCTATCCCTGAGATCACTGACGCGCATCCTTACAACGAATACGCTTGGGAGGTGAACCAGATAAATCCTTGGCTGTCGGCCTGCGATCTGGCGGGTCCAGCGCCGGCCGATCTTCAGGGTAGCTGTGGTCCACCGGAAGTTCCAAAGATCTGTCCAGGTGCATGCGCATCAGAATCGCAAGGAAACAAGCCCGAAGCTGGTTTCGTCCAAGTTATCAAGAAGCTACAAGCTATGGAATATAAGATGAGGGCAAGGAAGAAAGGGATAAGTGATAACGATCTTCATGGCGAAGCGAAGGAGCtagcgaaggaaagaaaaaggaactacaaggacaacgacgatgaggaGCGCGATCGAGCCAAGCCCGATGATGGCGAGCGGGCGGTTCCGGAACAGTGCCTTTTTTATCTCGAGGAGTCGCACAAGAGAGACATCTGTCGGGACGATTTCGGCCGGGCCAGTACGGAAAGTTTTTTAACCCCAAGGGAGAATCGATATTGGTTCATGAGTGGGTTGCGTCTGCGGCATTGCTGCGAACACGCGGTGGTCAACGCCCTGGCGCCTGGTAAGGGAGGCCCGCTCGAGGACGTGCTAAATGGCGGCCGGAAATGCGCCGATGCTTTGGAGAAGCTGTTGCTCGTCGACAGGCTCGCCGCCAGATTACACTGCGAGTTTGAGGAAGTCCTGGCGCGCTACGACTGTGCCCAGCCGTACTCGGTCATCCACAATTGCAACCACTGCAAG GAAGCGTACAGAAAGTGGGTGTGCAGCTCCCTGGTGCCTTACTTTGCTCACGGGGGACCGCAGGACTTGGAGTCCTCGGAGGGAACTTGGACTAGGATAAGACCGTGTCTATCCCTCTGCCAGTCCGTGGAACAACGTTGTCCTTATTTGCTTCCGGGTGACCGTGCCCCCGCGTACCCTACACAATATGCCGGCGAACCTACCTTTCTTTGCAGAG ACCCGAACATACTTGAGACGGGGGAACAAGCTACGAGGGCGTTGCACAGTAGCGACGAACGAGAATGCTGTTTCCACGTGTGCTCGGAACAGGAGCTAGACTTGGGAATCTGTGCGAATTGTACCGATCGCGAGCCACGTAAACGAGGTAGAGAATTCGATCCTCCGACGGCACCCCACTGCGAGATTACACCTATTCAATCGGACTCTGCAG ATGAGGAGGAAGCAGCAGGATGGCCAGTGTTCATAGATGACAAGAACATCGAGTTCGGTTCAACGTCGACGTTCTTCCCAATGATTTTGCACgatcaacaacaacagcagcagcgacaacaacaacaatatcaGGGTACATCTTTATGCGGGAGTGGTGGAGTCGGCTCGATGACATCGAGTTCGTCGAATCGTGCAACGGCTTCTCACATAGTGCATTTTCTTTGCTTGTTATCAAGCATGATCCAATTCTTCCGGTGGTCGTGCCTGTTGTTGGGGAGTTTCTCGAGGACGATCGTCGTGCTCGTGCGAAACGTCCTACATTCGGGACGTAGGTTTGCGTCCTTCGTCGTTGGAAGTGAAAgagttaaagaagaagaagaagaagaaggaataggaggaggaaaagcagaagaaagtggaggaagaagaggaggaagagaaggaagagaaatgcGATCGATCGAGGAGATTCGGCCTCGTTCTCGTTCAGACTGGTTCTGCTCTCGATGGTGGTGTCCATCGTTGTCATCGATGAATAGAAACTTGACCATCTCTCTAAATAAGAAGGATAataagaatgaagaagaaaaagaaaaggaagacgaagacgaagacgacgacgatgatgataataatgatgatgatgatgatgatgataatgataatgatgatgatgatgataatgataatgatgatgattacgACGAT